From Zymoseptoria tritici IPO323 chromosome 6, whole genome shotgun sequence, one genomic window encodes:
- a CDS encoding DNA-directed RNA polymerase I subunit RPA135, whose protein sequence is MAPTSKATSNSKWTEQYDTLRREELFRNPPSKKTAYPELAEAIRPHVDSFNTVFAENGQLQHALKDIGTKTFLDGNGQQNEEGGRRNRLQVRVKEVFLEKPQLPSSNKLEGRREILPVECRERHVTYRGRFRGRFEHRVNGGEWKETVRDFGNLPVMLRSNRCHLEGLSPRDLVNKREETEELGGYFIVNGIEKLVRMLIVNRRNYPMAIIRPSFEGRGATYTKYGIQIRSVRPDQTSQTNVLHYLSDGNVTFRFSWRKNEFLVPVLMVLKALTETNDREIFEGIVGPASSKGLDSKQFVTDRVELLLRTYKAYNLHGRSKTRAYLGSKFRVVLGVPEDLSDEAAGTEFLRKIVMPHLGSYEVTEANDSDKFRMLIFMIRKLYSLVEGECTIDNPDAVQNQEILLPGALYGMIIKERIEEWLTSIGLSLREWGRSNNWPSFNSRDFDKDFMPKIIRKTNENLGQALDYFLSTGNLVSPTGLDLQQVSGFTVVAEKINFFRFIAHFRMVHRGSFFAQLKTTTVRKLLPESWGFLCPVHTPDGSPCGLLNHLAHKCKIATESIDASGVPGLISQMGVASVSDATLEDSVSIQLDGRILGFCSPKQAKLIADTLRYWKVEGNQGVPTELEIGYVPLSIGGQYPGVYMFSQAARMYRPVKYLPLEKLDYVGPFEQPFMSIACTEPEVTSGDSTHVEFDVTNILSIIANQTPFSNQNQSPRNMYQCQMGKQTMGTPGTALKYRTDNKSYRLQTGQTPVVRTPKHNEYGLDNFPNGTNAVVAVISYTGYDMDDAMIINKSAHERGFGYGTIYKAKKIDLAAESKATRGGRGGAITNMFGFAPGAVVKSSWRETLDDDGLGRVGVKLQEGDPVASTYSVVKDPLTGEYVNKDGISHIHRYKDTEAGYIEEIKMIGNEAGTSDPCQAISIRYRIPRSPVIGDKFSSRHGQKGVCSQKWPTIDMPFTESGMQPDVIINPHAFPSRMTIGMFVESLAGKSGALHGLAQDCTPFKFKDKEGETAVEYFGHQLKRAGYNYYGNEPMYSGITGEELAADIYIGVVYYQRLRHMVNDKFQVRTTGPVTPLTGQPIKGRAKGGGIRVGEMERDALLAHGTAFLLQDRLMNCSDYTKASICKACGSFLSTQPSVNQSFARRREGGRVRCRRCSRQASTKDPKSLCWEDKKGKKWVGGDEVTTVAVPGVLKYLDVELAAMGIRMKFQVGP, encoded by the exons ATGGCGCCCACATCGAAAGCCACCTCGAATAGCAAATGGACGGAACAGTACGACACACTTCGCCGTGAGGAGCTTTTCAGAAATCCACCAAGCAAGAAGACTGCATACCCCGAACTTGCCGAAGCCATCCGCCCCCACGTGGACTCTTTCAACACAGTATTCGCTGAAAATGGCCAACTACAACATGCGCTCAAGGACATTGGGACGAAGACGTTCCTTGATGGCAATGGTCAGCAAAATGAGGAGGGTGGGAGACGGAATCGGCTACAGGTTCGGGTGAAGGAAGTCTTTCTTGAGAAGCCTCAATTACCATCGTCCAACAAGCTCGAGGGTCGGAGAGAAATCTTGCCAGTGGAGTGCAGAGAGCGACATGTCACATACCGAGGGAGATTTCGTGGGCGATTCGAACACAGAGTCAATGGTGGCGAGTGGAAAGAGACGGTACGAGACTTTGGTAACCTGCCAGTCATGTTGCGGTCAAATCGATGCCATCTGGAAGGACTATCACCGAGAGATCTGGTCAACAAGAGAGAAGAGACGGAAGAGCTGGGAGGATACTTCATCGTCAACGGGATCGAGAAGCTGGTCCGAATGTTGATCGTCAACCGGAGGAATTACCCAATGGCCATCATCAGACCGTCGTTCGAGGGTCGAGGCGCAACATACACAAAATACGGCATACAAATCCGATCAGTGCGACCGGATCAGACATCACAGACGAATGTCCTCCACTACCTCAGTGATGGGAATGTGACTTTTCGATTCTCATGGCGAAAGAACGAGTTCCTGGTTCCGGTATTGATGGTGTTGAAGGCATTGACGGAGACGAACGATCGCGAGATCTTCGAGGGCATTGTTGGGCCAGCATCAAGTAAGGGACTTGACAGCAAGCAGTTCGTCACAGATCGTGTCGAGCTATTGCTGAGGACATACAAGGCATACAACCTACACGGCAGATCAAAAACAAGGGCATACCTGGGATCGAAGTTCCGCGTTGTGCTTGGTGTACCGGAGGATCTGAGCGACGAGGCTGCTGGAACGGAATTCTTGCGGAAAATTGTCATGCCGCATCTGGGCTCTTACGAGGTGACGGAAGCCAACGATTCGGACAAGTTCAGGATGCTCATCTTCATGATCCGGAAACTTTATTCCCTGGTTGAAGGCGAGTGCACGATCGATAATCCTGATGCCGTCCAGAATCAGGAGATTCTCCTACCTGGTGCGCTTTACGGAATGATCATCAAGGAGCGAATCGAGGAATGGCTCACGTCGATCGGACTGAGTCTGCGGGAATGGGGACGATCAAACAACTGGCCTTCGTTCAATAGTCGAGATTTTGACAAAGACTTCATGCCAAAGATAATACGAAAGACGAACGAAAACCTCGGACAAGCACTGGACTACTTTTTATCGACCGGCAACCTGGTTTCTCCCACCGGTCTGGACCTGCAGCAAGTTTCTGGTTTCACAGTCGTGGCAGAAAAGATCAACTTCTTCCGATTCATTGCTCACTTCCGCATGGTGCATCGTGGTAGCTTCTTTGCTCAGCTGAAGACGACCACAGTTCGAAAGCTGCTTCCGGAAAGTTGGGGCTTCCTGTGTCCTGTCCACACACCTGATGGATCGCCATGTGGTCTACTGAATCATTTAGCACACAAATGCAAAATCGCAACTGAGAGCATCGATGCATCAGGTGTTCCTGGTTTGATCTCGCAGATGGGCGTTGCCAGCGTCTCTGATGCTACTCTCGAGGACAGTGTTTCAATACAGCTAGACGGACGAATACTCGGCTTCTGCTCGCCGAAGCAAGCCAAGCTCATCGCCGACACGCTACGATACTGGAAGGTTGAAGGAAATCAAGGTGTCCCGACCGAGCTCGAGATTGGCTACGTCCCGCTGTCCATCGGCGGTCAATATCCCGGTGTCTACATGTTTTCGCAAGCGGCAAGGATGTACAGACCTGTCAAGTATCTGCCGTTGGAGAAACTGGACTATGTTGGACCTTTCGAACAGCCGTTCATGTCGATTGCTTGCACCGAGCCTGAGGTCACGTCGGGAGATTCCACGCATGTGGAATTTGATGTGACGAATAttctctccatcatcgctAATCAGACACCCTTCTCAAACCAGAACCAGTCTCCAAGAAATAT GTATCAATGTCAGATGGGAAAGCAAACAATGGGTACGCCAGGTACAGCACTGAAGTACAGAACCGACAACAAGTCATACCGATTACAGACTGGCCAGACGCCAGTTGTACGAACACCGAAGCATAACGAGTATGGTCTGGATAACTTTCCCAATGGCACCAATGCTGTTGTGGCTGTCATCTCATACACCGGCTACGACATGGACGACGCCATGATAATCAACAAATCCGCTCACGAGCGAGGCTTCGGATATGGTACAATCTACAAGGCAAAGAAGATCGATTTGGCTGCCGAGAGCAAAGCAACACGTGGCGGGCGCGGTGGTGCAATAACAAACATGTTCGGTTTCGCACCTGGTGCTGTGGTCAAGTCATCGTGGCGAGAGACATTGGACGACGACGGCCTCGGCCGTGTCGGCGTCAAGCTACAGGAAGGAGACCCTGTGGCATCTACATACTCTGTTGTCAAAGATCCACTCACCGGCGAATACGTCAACAAGGACGGCATCTCGCACATCCATCGCTACAAGGACACGGAAGCAGGCTACATCGAAGAGATTAAGATGATCGGCAACGAAGCCGGCACCAGCGACCCATGTCAGGCCATCAGCATTCGCTATCGCATTCCTCGGTCCCCCGTCATTGGCGACAAGTTCTCTTCCCGTCACGGTCAAAAAGGTGTCTGCTCTCAAAAGTGGCCGACCATCGACATGCCTTTCACTGAATCCGGCATGCAACCCGATGTCATCATCAACCCTCACGCTTTCCCTTCCCGTATGACAATCGGCATGTTCGTCGAGTCCCTCGCCGGCAAGTCCGGTGCCCTCCACGGTCTCGCACAAGACTGTACGCCTTTCAAGTTCAAGGACAAGGAAGGCGAGACGGCAGTCGAGTACTTCGGCCATCAGCTCAAACGCGCGGGCTATAACTACTACGGCAACGAACCGATGTACTCAGGCATCACAGGCGAGGAACTCGCAGCAGACATCTACATCGGAGTTGTCTACTACCAACGTCTGCGACACATGGTGAACGATAAATTCCAGGTCCGAACGACGGGTCCTGTGACGCCTCTCACTGGCCAACCGATCAAGGGTAGAGCAAAGGGAGGTGGTATCCGTGTGGGAGAAATggagcgcgacgctctgcTCGCTCACGGAACGGCGTTCTTGCTCCAAGATCGACTGATGAACTGCAGCGACTACACGAAAGCGAGTATCTGCAAAGCTTGTGGGAGTTTCCTTTCGACGCAGCCGAGTGTCAACCAGTCAttcgcgaggaggagggaaggtGGGCGGGTGCGGTGTAGGAGGTGTAGTCGCCAGGCGTCAACGAAGGACCCGAAGAGTTTGTGCTGGGAGGATAAGAAGGGGAAGAAATGGGTTGGTGGGGATGAGGTTACGACTGTTGCTGTGCCGGGTGTGTTGAAGTATCTGGACGTGGAGTTGGCGGCGATGGGGATCAGGATGAAGTTCCAGGTCGGGCCTTGA
- a CDS encoding ras small GTPase (Ras small GTPase), whose protein sequence is MVGIFKRIYDWLLSLFWATEMDITMIGLQNAGKTSLLRVLAGGEFTIDSIPTVGFNMKRVQKGHVTLKCWDLGGQPRFRSMWERYCRGVNAIVFIVDAADKEALPVAKEELHILLEKPAMEGIPLLVLGNKSDLSGHAGVDELIEALNLKTVTQREVSCYGISAKEETNLDAVLQWLIARANK, encoded by the exons ATGGTCGGCATCTTCAAGCGCATCTATGATTGGCTGCTCAGCCTGTTCTG GGCGACCGAAATGGACATTACCATGATCGGGCTTCAGAACGCTGGCAAGACATCGTTACTGAGAGTCCTGGCG GGTGGCGAGTTCACGATTGA CTCGATACCAACTGTCGGCTTCAATATGAAACGTGTACAGAAAGGCCATGTGACTCTGAAGTG CTGGGATCTTGGTGGTCAGCCTCGATTTCGATCTATGTGGGAGAGATATTGCCGCGGCGTCAACGCTATTGT CTTCATTGTTGATGCCGCCGACAAGGAGGCACTACCGGTAGCCAAAGAGGAACTCCACATCCTACTGGAGAAGCCCGCCATGGAGGGCATTCCGCTCCTGGTCCTCGGCAACAAGTCCGACCTGTCTGGACACGCCGGTGTCGACGAGCTGATCGAAGCGCTGAATCTCAAGACCGTTACTCAGCGCGAAGTGAGTTGCTACGGCATCAGCGCCAAAGAAGAGACCAACCTGGATGCCGTGCTGCAATGGCTCATCGCCAGAGCAAATAAGTAA
- a CDS encoding putative major facilitator superfamily transporter (MFS-MDR transporter belonging to the DHA2 subfamily. These type of MFS transporters are implicated in MDR and secretion of fungal secondary metabolites.), whose protein sequence is MSRQPSETSPLLANNNNRQPGFDDANAKNIVDFDPNGDEANPMDWSNAYKYGIVALLAFTAFTVTFTCIAVVPVASHIVKDLDGHPDKSSSVLLVTIWELGEAAGPLFLAPLSEIFGRYPVMNGANMLFIAATLLASFAPTSAVLIAARFLTGLAVASNVLNPSIVGDMFVSEERGTAMSFIMLAPLMGGAIGPAISGAVAETLGWREMLWICAGLAMACEICFLTLFRETFKVPILARRAARLRKETGNEFLQTRFEFEGSQKTGKVWESIMRPIVVFCGSGVLQAMSIFGSVSYTYFYVISVTLPDILEDQYHLSAAATGAAFVSFSAGSVVSVVLCNRGLDRIYIHMRSKNNGVGLPEHRLPLAIAGGFLLPVAILYYGWAADVHLPLAAMLVAVGILGASLMLSVLPLMAYVVDAFGLYSASAMTAVIVTRCLMGTFLPLAAQPLIDKLGMGPAFTCLAGLSLALAPVPVAVMRYGAKWRQRSKYTRAEE, encoded by the exons ATGTCGCGGCAACCCAGCGAGACGTCGCCTTTGTTGGCAAACAACAATAACCGACAGCCGGGGTTCGATGACGCCAATGCGAAGAATATTGTCGATTTCGACCCCAATGGCGACGAGGCGAACCCAATGGACTGGTCGAATGCATACAAATATGGGATTGTCGCATTGCTCGCTTTTACCGCTTTCACGGT TACTTTCACATGTATCGCAGTAGTTCCTGTCGCAAGCCATATTGTCAAGGACCTGGACGGGCATCCAGACAAATCCTCAAGTGTACTGCTCGTCACCATCTGGGAGCTCGGCGAGGCTGCAGGTCCACTATTCCTTGCTCCGCTATCCGAAATTTTTGGCAGATATCCCGTCATGAATGGTGCCAACATGTTATTCATCGCCGCCACTCTACTGGCCTCTTTTGCACCGACTTCTGCCGTCTTGATCGCTGCGAGATTTCTGACAGGATTGGCAGTCGCGTCGAACGTGCTCAACCCATCTATCGTTGGTGACATGTTCGTCTCCGAGGAAAGAGGAACAGCAATGAGCTTCATCATGCTTGCACCACTTATGGGAGGTGCCATCGGTCCGGCTATCAGCGGTGCTGTCGCCGAGACTCTTGGTTGGAGAGAAATGCTGTGGATTTGTGCTGGTCTGGCAATGGCTTGCGAGATCTGCTTCCTCACGCTTTTCCGCGAAACGTTCAAAGTTCCAATCCTCGCCCGACGTGCCGCGAGATTGCGCAAAGAGACAGGCAACGAATTCTTACAAACGAGGTTCGAGTTTGAAGGCTCCCAGAAAACTGGCAAAGTTTGGGAGTCCATCATGCGTCCGATTGTGGTTTTCTGCGGTTCTGGCGTTCTGCAAGCGATGAGCATCTTTGGATCGGTCTCTTACACCTACTTCTACGTCATCTCCGTCACCTTGCCCGACATTCTTGAGGATCAATACcatctctccgccgccgctacgGGAGCAGCATTCGTCTCATTCAGTGCCGGTTCCGTCGTCAGCGTCGTGCTCTGCAACCGCGGTCTCGACCGAATCTACATCCACATGCGATCCAAGAATAACGGCGTTGGCCTGCCCGAACACCGACTCCCACTGGCCATTGCAGGTGGCTTCCTCCTTCCAGTGGCAATTCTCTACTATGGCTGGGCGGCGGATGTGCACCTTCCTTTGGCCGCCATGCTCGTTGCCGTTGGTATCCTAGGTGCAAGTCTCATGCTTTCGGTGCTCCCTCTGATGGCCTACGTCGTGGACGCGTTCGGACTGTACAGTGCGTCGGCCATGACGGCTGTGATCGTTACAAGATGCTTGATGGGAACATTCTTGCCGTTGGCGGCACAGCCCTTGATCGACAAGCTTGGCATGGGCCCGGCCTTTACATGCCTGGCAGGTTTGAGCCTGGCACTGGCGCCAGTGCCCGTCGCGGTTATGAGGTATGGAGCGAAGTGGCGTCAGCGATCGAAGTACACGCGAGCGGAGGAATAG